A window of Citrus sinensis cultivar Valencia sweet orange chromosome 7, DVS_A1.0, whole genome shotgun sequence contains these coding sequences:
- the LOC102622706 gene encoding sulfite exporter TauE/SafE family protein 3-like: protein MAQIRMNRRSLAAAVTVWMVFLGLIMMEKLSNAERLLKDKDPQVFADEKETRPGFLCRVAHFLWQSGESSYEPVWPEMQFGWKVVVGSIVGFFGAALGSVGGVGGGGIFVPMLTLIIGFDPKSATAISKCMIMGAAGSTVYYNLRLRHPTLDMPLIDYDLALLFQPMLMLGISIGVAFNVMFADWMVTVLLIILFIGTSTKALFKGIDTWKKETMMKKEAAKVLESESKAADVDGQDYKQLPSGPSTLHDEEVPVIKNIYWKELSLLLYVWLGFLAVQLAKEYVVPCSITYWILNALQVPIAVSVALFEAICLYKGTRVIASKGKEITNWKIHQIVFYCFCGIVAGMVGGLLGLGGGFILGPLFLELGIPPQVASATSTFAMTFSSSMSVVQYYLLDRFPVPYAAFFTLVATFAAFAGQHVVRKIIAVLGRASIIVFILALTIFVSAISLGGFGIENMVKKLKNQEYMGFENLCQIS, encoded by the exons ATGGCTCAAATCCGGATGAATCGCAGGTCTTTAGCAGCAGCTGTTACTGTGTGGATGGTGTTTCTGGGTTTAATCATGATGGAAAAATTGAGCAACGCCGAGAGATTATTGAAAGATAAAGATCCCCAAGTTTTTGCTGACGAGAAAGAAACGAGACCAGGGTTTTTATGCAGAGTAGCTCATTTCTTATGGCAGAGTGGGGAGTCTTCTTATGAGCCTGTTTGGCCA GAAATGCAGTTTGGCTGGAAAGTTGTGGTAGGATCAATTGTTGGATTCTTTGGTGCGGCATTGGGTAGTGTTGGTGGCGTTGGAGGTGGTGGAATTTTTGTTCCAATGCTCACCTTGATCATTGGCTTCGACCCCAAGTCTGCCACCGCCATTTCCAAGT GTATGATTATGGGAGCTGCTGGATCAACGGTTTACTATAACTTGAGACTGAGGCACCCAACACTGGACATGCCTCTCATAGATTACGACCTGGCTTTGTTATTTCAGCCCATGCTTATGCTAGGAATCAGCATTGGAGTTGCCTTCAATGTCATGTTCGCAGATTGGATGGTTACGGTGCTGCTTATCATCCTTTTCATag GTACGTCAACCAAAGCGTTGTTCAAAGGCATCGATACATGGAAGAAAGAGACTATGATGAAGAag GAAGCAGCCAAGGTGCTAGAGTCAGAGTCCAAAGCCGCTG ATGTTGATGGCCAAGATTACAAACAATTACCAAGCGGTCCCTCTACACTACATGATGAAGAG GTTCCCGTCATTAAAAACATTTACTGGAAAGAGTTATCACTGCTTTTGTACGTGTGGTTAGGCTTTCTTGCCGTTCAGCTTGCTAAG GAATATGTTGTACCATGCTCTATCACATACTGGATTCTAAACGCCTTGCAG GTACCAATTGCAGTCTCTGTTGCACTGTTTGAAGCTATATGCTTGTACAAAGGAACTAGGGTGATAGCATCAAAGGGGAAAGAAATCACAAATTGGAAGATTCATCAGATTGTATTTTACTGTTTTTGTGGGATTGTAGCCGGTATGGTGGGTGGATTACTAGGGCTAGGGGGAGGCTTCATCTTGGGACCTCTTTTTCTTGAACTGGGAATTCCCCCTCAG GTAGCAAGCGCAACATCAACATTTGCAATGACTTTCTCATCCTCAATGTCTGTTGTGCAATATTATCTTCTCGATCGTTTCCCGGTCCCTTATG CTGCTTTTTTTACTTTAGTTGCAACCTTTGCTGCCTTCGCCGGCCAGCACGTAGTGAGAAAGATAATTGCAGTCCTAGGGAGGGCCTCAATAATCGTTTTCATATTAGCTTTGACAATCTTCGTGAGCGCAATCAGTTTAG GTGGATTTGGCATCGAAAACATGgttaagaaattgaaaaatcaagAGTATATGGGGTTCGAAAATCTTTGTCAGATTTCCTAA